The Chamaesiphon minutus PCC 6605 DNA window CAATAAATAATGCCACCACCAACTAGGAGCAGAAAGATCGGATCTTGGATGCTTTCCCACGCGATCGATAATATATTTCGAGCTTGAGCCGAGGGGAGTTCATTGTAGCCATCGCGTTTGAGCTTGGCGATTGCATCTCGCTCGGATAAGCCAGACATGGAATCACGATCTGTAGATTCTAGCCGAATGACTGGAGAAACCATAAGTCTGTTGCCTCAACTAAATTAGTCAGTTCGTTGGTACAGCCTTTCATTCTGAGCGCGTTGGCGTAGCCTCTCTGCGCAGGCAGACGCTTCGCGAACGGAACGAGAATCCTTATTTGCTTAACTCTGCGATTAGCGATTCCCAGTCCGGCGACGTTCGGCTGCTGCACGCGACCTGATTTGGGTTCTAAAACCACTCCGTTGCAATCTAAGAGCAGCACGTTGAGCATCGAGACGCTCGGCATAAAAACCTGCTAAAGTCCATTTCCGGTTGCGGGGACTACGGTAATGAACCGTATAGCCACGTTGGTAAGTGGGACGTTGGGCTACTTGCAAATTTGTTTTCACAAGCAAGTTCTGGCTAAATGGTTGTGAATTCAGTGCATTTGCCTCAAAAGGCATCGTTACTAAAACCCCCGTATATACCAATGAGATAATAATGATCTTGTTCATAAAAAATGTCTGAGCGATCGCGAATTGAGATCCAGTGCTGCAAACGCGATCGTCATCTAATTTGTTGGTGAATGTTCCTTGGCAAAATACGCTCGAACCTTTGCAGCGATCTGAGGATTCGTCATCTTATCAACTGTTTCGATATCGACAATATGTCCGCCAAGGTGATTTTTTTCAAGTTGTTCTTTTAGTTCACCCTTTGCTTCACCTGGCCCAAAGATGAGAATAGACTCAGCATCTCGAATAGCTGTAATAACCGCAGCATAGTAAATATTCAGATGTTTCGTAAAATCTCGTTGACGGCGGTCGTCAGCAGGTACCTGAACTGATTCATAATTACCCTCAAGTGGTCGGTCGCCAGCCCGCTGAAGCTGTTTTTCAACCCCCGATACTATCTCCTCAATCTTTTCCCCTTGCTCGGTAATAGCTACCACGATCGCCTTCCGATGGTCGATCCATATTCCTGCTTTAGTACTGATTGACTATTTCCTTACTATTATGGTAAAAAGAGAATATATCCCTCGTCTACAATTCTAAAAAACCTTTAATTATTGGCAGCAGTTCTTGCTACGTCTCGCACCCATAAGTATATTAAAAATTCAAAATATATGGAACTATCAAAATGTGGATTTTAGCTTGTATTTTAGAGCCATAATCTCCTCATATTGAGAGAGGTGAAAAAGCAGATTTAACTCTATGAAATTTAAAAAATATGATTCAGTCATCGATCGCGTAGCGTCTGCTTTGCAGAATCCAGATCTCGGCTGACTAATCCTTGAATATCGGTTCGCAATCCAGTGATTTCTGCTTGTAATGCTTTAATCGATTTTGCACTCGCTAATTCTGCATCATCGATTTCGGCATCTCTGTCGATAAAAAATGTGGCTAAAGTTGCCGTTAAATAGCCAAATACCACCACATAGCCAAAGCCGCGCCGCTGAACGCTGGCACCGAATAAGCGCATTCCTCGGTTGGTGCCGATCGTGATGCGTAATAACTGGAAACCTCGCACCGCATGAACCGATCCAAAGGGCTGAATGACTCGCACGATCCGAAAGATCCGCAAGGCTGGAATCAGCAGTGAGAGGGCAATTAGCCAGTGATGTTTGAAATAGATAAGTTTGCGTGGAGCAAGGGTGAATTTGATGCTAAAGTCGAGGATAAAAGCAATCCAAATGGTCGTTCCAATGGCTTCTAAGATTGGAGTTAGCCCCCAAACCAGCTCGACGATAAACAATCCCAACCACGCAAAACTCAACACCAACATCGGCGTTTCTGACCAATCTTCCCACTGTTGCAATACTTCGCTGAACTCTCGTTCTAATGCTGGCTGTTGGTTTGGGGGCTTCATAGCGTATTTAATGAATAGATGGCAGCGTCCGTAGTTTCAAAGCAGTTCTCTCGTCCGATTTTGTCCATCAAGCCAGTCCGCTCCAGTAGCTTTTGAACTTCGGGTTGCAAGCCACTCAGGAGTAGGCGGCAATCGTGCCGTTGCAGATCTTGGTAGATGTCTTGCAGGGCGACAAGTCCAGTGGTGTCCATGTTCGGCACATAGCGCAGCCGCAGCACCAAGTATTTTACGTCAGGTTCATCTCGCAAGAACGTCACAAACCGTTCAGCCGCGCCAAAAAATACTGGCCCATCGACCCGATAAACTGAAATTTGCTTGCTCAACTCTAGCGGGATGCCGGGTGGAAACGCCTCTGTTTCAGGAATTTTGCCCAAATTCAACTCACTCATTCGTCAGGGTGAACGCATCAAAATCGGGTGTAATTCGATCGATCAAAACTAGAATAGCTAACTCAATCGTACTTACTAACTAATTGCACTTATTACAATGCCAATTGAAACTAAAATCAAACATGAGATCCGATTAATTTAATTTAGTGTAGCAGAAAGCTCGACCAACTCATTAGTCAAGCCGAGATTAATTAGTGCAAATAAATTACAAAATAGCTTCTAAAAGTTCAGTTGAATATTCTTCGTCAAGTGTCGCCAAGAATCTCTTACTTCTAACACTTAACTTTCGACTTTTATTTTCACTAATTATGTTAACTGCTATATGTCGTAAAATCGCAAAATTAGCTGGAGCATTATCTTTCCTAATTCGACTATCATCTTCTTTAAAAGCAACATCAAGCACCCAGTGAAGAGAATTTTCTATCGACCAATGACTTCTAATTCCCTCTGCTAATTTTTGAGCATCGCTCTCTAGACTACTGATAAAATAACGAGTTTCTACACTCGTCTTTCCGCCGACAACTCGAACTGATTCTACCATGCCAATACTAGTTAACTTTTTCCATTTTTGCAGTGGATCTATTTGCTCCGCAACATCTGTTATCATTAAATAATTACGAATTTCTTCTCTACCTCTATTCATCTCTCTACTGTTGAAGCTACTCAGGTTGAGGTCTTTTCCCTGAGTTTCAATTGCTTGTTTAAATAGCTGCTTTACTTGTTTGTACAAGGTCGGTTGATTCTTTTTTACAGCAATTACATAATCTGCATCTTTTTCGACGATTTTTTTGACTATTTCTCTTTGACATCCCATTGCGTCGATGGTAACGATACATCCTGCTAAATCCAAGATTTGAATCAGTTCGGGAAGTGCTGTGATTTCATTAGATTTTCCTTCTACTTTCTTTTGACCTAATACTAATCTATTACTTGCAGCCCAGGCACTGACTGTATTAATTACACCTTGACCATTCTTTTCATCTCCTGAGTTTCGAGATTGTTTTCCATCAAAGGCAATTATTTCTCCTGCGGTTATTTTACTTATTCCTTTAATCCAACTCAGGAATGATTTATTAAATTCATCAGGATTAATTTGTGAAAATACTCTAGCAAATGTATCATGAGATGGGATTCCATTCGGTAGTTCTAGGAACTTTTCTAACCATTTTTTTCTGGCTATACCATACATTTCTATATCTATCCATCCGTCCGCCCCACATACTACAGCACAAATGGAGATCGTGATGATGTCGATTAGTTTATGTTTTTTTCCACGTTCAATCCTAATGTCTTCTATGTCGTCAAAGTGTTCTGCGATACTATGCTTAGGCTTCAGCTTCATTTTACATGATATTAGTTCCAAATCAACTTAACACAATTAATTAGCTAAAGCTATCGACGGGTATAGATTTCACATCTTTGATGAATCAAATTTACATCTAGTTTCTAAGTGTTTTTAATAATATAAGATTTAAGTGCGTTCACCCTGTTGCAGCAACCGACTACCCGTGCTCAGTTTGCTGCTGATTTTCTCTAGATTTTAGTTGATTTGTAAACATAATTAAGGATAGCAATTAATAACATGAACGTCCAAAATGATAACTTTCAAGAAAACATCGAAACAATCCAAACTGAATTAGTAACCGGAGAGCATGAAGTAAAAACAGTAGAAAAGATTGGGGTAGAAGAATTTAGTATTAATGGTGATGCCCTTGGTGCCAAAATTAAGGAACTCGTTCATCAAGGCAACATTCGGCGGATTATTCTTAAAAATGAAGAAGGACATATATTAATTGAAATCCCCTTAACTGTTGGCGTGGTTGGTGGTGCCCTCAGTGCGGCTTTCTTCCCGATTCTGGCTGCGGTGGGATCGATTGGGGCGATGGTTGCTCATCTGACGATCGTGGTGGAAAAACGAGAATAGATGAAACTATCTCAAACACTTTCCCAATTATTAGTCGAATATGCCGATCGACCTTTACCACTTCATGCCTTACTAAAACAAGCCGGAAATAATGGATTTGGCACGATCGCTGGGATGCTAACCATCCCGATGCTGATTCCCATCCCGATCCCCTTAGCGGGATTTTCGGCATTAATGGGTAGTGGAATTATTCTGGTGGGTTGTCAACTAGCATTAGGCTACGATCGACCATCATTACCGCAGCGAATCGACAGATTAGAATTATCGCCCACTGCATCCCAAAAGTTACTCAAGAATATAGATCGTCTTCTCCAGCCAATCGAGCGAATTGCTAGGCATCGATTGTCTCGATTTAGTAATAGTTGGTGGGGATATCGAATTATTGGGATTTGTCTGGCTTGGAATGCGCTATTGATGTCCTTACCATTACCCATTCCATTTACCAATTTGTTGCCAGCTTATACGATTTTATTTTTAGCGATCGGGTTACTAGAGTCAGATGGATTATTTATCCTATTTGGCTATGCTATGACTACGGCGACAACTATTTTCTTTGTTAGTATCACTGGCACGATTTGGCAGCTAATAAATCATTGGTTCCAGACCTTCACAATTGGGATGATTTAGACATAAATTTATCCGGCAAATATTTGAAATTTAATTATGTCATCATCCTTATCAACTCGTCCTAAAACAACAAGCAATCTGCCAGTAGTTGCGGATGTGAAGGCTGCTTGGCATACATTGACTATTGCTCAGACGTTAGTACAGCTAGAAACAGACGAGAACAAAGGTTTAACCGATCGACAGGTAATCGATCGACAACAAGAATTCGGCGCAAATGAATTAGTAGCCGCAACTAGTCGTCAATGGTGGCAGATTTTACTCGAACAATTTACCAATATTATGTTGGTGATGTTGATGGTTGTGGCGTTGGTTTCAGGTATCTTTGACTTCATGGAAATCCAGGCTGGAAAGACAACTGGATTGCCGTTCAAAGATACAATTGCAATTCTATCGATCGTCATTCTGAATGGACTTTTAGGTTATTTCCAAGAAAGCCGTGCCGAACAAGCATTAGCCGCGCTCAAACGGATGGCTGCACCTAAAGTCAGGGTATTACGCGACAGTAAAATTAGCGAAATTGAGGGGATCGAAGTAGTACCTGGAGATGTAATTTATCTCGAAGCTGGCAACCAACTCGCCGCTGACGCTCGTCTACTTGAATCAGTACAACTCCAAATTCGAGAATCCGCGCTCACAGGGGAAGCCACCGCTAGTAGTAAAACCGCCGAGACAGAATTAGCCACCGAGACACCTTTGGGCGATCGAATTAACTTAGCTTACCAAGGCACTGAAATCACCACAGGGCGAGGCGTTGCCGTTGTCACCGCCACGGGGATGAATACCGAACTCGGTAAAATTGCCGCCCTATTACAAGGTGTCAAAAATCAACCGACTTCACTCCAACAACGGCTGAATCACTTGGGAAATGTGCTAGTTGGTGGCGCATTGATAATTGTCGCCCTGACGATTATCGGGGGGATGTTACCCGACTTACTCCGAGGCTCCTTTAATCTGACTACCTTAAAAGAATTAGTCAAAACATCCCTGAGTGTCGCTGTAGCAGTCGTTCCCGAAGGATTACCCGCCGTCATCACCATCACCCTCGCAATGGGTACCCAGCGGATGGTAAAACGCCAAGCTCTGATTCGCAAGCTCCCAGCAGTAGAAACCCTCGGCGGGGTGACGATTATTTGTTCTGACAAAACAGGCACCCTCACCCAGAATAAAATGGTGGTGCAGCAAGTGGCTACCTTAACGGCTGAATATCAGATTGGGGGCGATGGCTACATTCCCAATGGTGAGTTTCAACTCAATGGTAAATCAGTTGAGCCACTCGCAGATCCCGCTTTAAAAGGTTTACTCTGGGGCTACGCTCTTTGCAATGATGCGGTGTTGCAGTATATCGATGATCAGTGGCAAATTTTAGGAGATCCGACAGAGGGAGCCTTACTCGTACTTGCTCACAAAGCCGGAATTGAAGCAACCGCCGAGAATTATCCTCGCGTTCGAGAATATCCATTCGATAGCGACAGACAGCGGATGAGCGTCATCTGCGAACAGTCCCCATATTACCTATTATTCGCCAAAGGATCGCCCGAATCAATTCTCGATCGATCCACCCACACCCTCATCGCAGATCGGTATGTCGAATTAACTGAGATCGATCGACAAACCATCCGCGCCCAGAATGCCCGTCTAGCCAGTCAAGGATTGAGAGTCTTAGGTTTCGCCTATCGGTATTTCTCCCACCTTCCTGATGCAGATAGCGCAGAATCAGAGTTAATTTGGGTGGGTTTAGTCGGGATGCTCGATGCCCCACGCCCCGAAGTTCGCGCTGCTGTTGCTACCTGCAAAACTGCTGGCATCCGCACGATGATGATTACAGGCGATCATCCGATCACTGCGCGGGCGATTGCTACCGATTTGGGCATTGCTCCAGCGGATAGTCAAGTTGTCAGCGGCAATGAAATCGCGCAGATGGATGATGTGACGTTGGGGCAAACGATCGATCGAGTCAGTGTCTATGCTCGTGTCGCCCCCGAGCATAAATTACGCATCGTCAAAGCCTTACAACAACAGGGCGAACTAGTTGCCATGACAGGGGATGGGGTGAATGATGCCCCCGCACTGAAACAAGCAGATATTGGCGTAGCAATGGGGATTACAGGTACTGATGTCAGCAAAGAAGCTAGCGATATGGTGTTGTTAGATGATAACTTTACGTCGATCGTTGCCGCTGTCGAAGAAGGGCGGATTGTCTACACCAATATTCGGAGGTTCATCAAATACATCCTCGGTAGCAATATCGGCGAAATCCTCACCATTGCCGCCGCTCCGCTGATGGGTTTGGGTGGTGTGCCGCTTTCTCCCTTGCAAATTCTCTGGATGAATTTAGTCACGGATGGCGTTCCCGCTCTGGCTCTAGCATTAGAACCTGGGGATTCAAATGTGATGCAGCGAGAACCATTTCAACCGAATGAAAGTATTTTTGCCAGGGGTTTGGGTGGATATATTATTCGGATTGGATTAGTATTTGCGATCGTCACAATTGGGTTGATGAAATGGGCTTTCGATCGCACCCACTCAGTCGATTATCCTGGCGATCCCGATACCTGGAAAACGATCGTCTTTACTACGCTCTGTATCGTCCAAATGGGTCACGCTTTAGCTGTACGCTCTGTGAATAAACTCGTTATCGAAATTAATCCGTTTAGCAATCCACTGTTGTTGTGGGCGATTCTGGGGACGATTCTATTGCAGTTAGCGGTAGTTTATGTCGCGCCATTGCGATCGTTTTTTGGGACTCATCCTTTGAGTTTATTTGAATTGGGAATCTGTTTTGGTTGCAGTTTACTGATATTTATCTGGATTGAAGGGGAAAAGTTGTTTGTGCGGTGGTTTCGATCTAAAAGTCGATCGTAGCAATTGCGATCGTGTCATGGCAATCGGCCTCCTTCGATCTATCAGAGGAACAATACTGACACCTAACGGTCCCAAATTGAGCGGACGGCCTTACACTTTGAAACACAACAAATCGCGTAAACATCCGTTCCGCTCGAATGCGTAGTTAGACACGAAAAGCAAAGCAACCTGAACTAAAAATATTGTACCGCCAGTGCCGAGATTTTAGCTGACTTGTGAATGGCGATTGCCCTACCACTCCTCATACCCCACCACTCGCTTACCAACCTGCCAGGTTGAGTTCCGGGAGTAGGCCGTTGATGACCTGACTTTGCTCCTCGCTCCGCCACTGCGACTGGTTCTGGCGCGATCGCTTCTGCTTGGCTCTCTGCTAAGTTCGTATCGCATTGCCCGAAAAATCCAGTTCTAAAGGTTTTGCATAAGCTAACGCTCTATAGCTACTATTATCATGGAGTCAATCAAAAGTACTTCTATGCCGATGCGTTCTCAGATTCGCCTGCGCTGGATAACTATCCTCATGAGTCTTGGAGCATTGGGTCTAGGCTGGCTTTCCCTGAGCCAGAGAGTGCCCAGCTTAGTGACGTTAGATGCTCAGAGCGGAAAAGTACTGTGGTCTACTTCTGTTGACGACCTGCCACCAATCCGAAGAATAGTCAATTATAAAGGTCAAGTGTACTTACTTGCAGCTTCTCGCAAAGAATCTTGCGGTAATTGGTGCATCTATATACCATTCCTCAGTCCAGATAACGATGTACCAGGCATCACTAGAGTAACAGCATTTGACGCTTTGTCAGGCAAGCAATTGTGGCAGTTTAACACTGATAGTAATGTCTTAGACTGGGCAGATATTCAGGTCACTGAGAAATCGGTGTTGCTGAAAACAGATAAGCTCACTGCGCTTGACCCCACCAGTGGACAGATGCAGTGGAGTGTTTCTCTACCTGTAAACTCCCAAAAACCTTATGAAGGAGCCTCATCATTTAACCCTAATCTGGTTGTGAGCAGGGATCGAGTTGCACTGCTGCAAGTATTAGAAACGTTAGATAATCGTACTTCAAGGGCTTTGGTAGAGACATGGCAGAAAACGACAGGCAAGCAGCATCAGGCATTTACGCCTACATTGTCGTCTGCAAATCTGAATGGGGCTTCACTAGCTGCTACTAGTGATACAATCCTGCTGTTTCTGCCTAACGAACCTATTGCTAAAATTTCTGGCTACGCACCCGAGACTGGCAAGCTGAAATTTAGCATTATAACGGTGGTTAAACAAGGAGGTTCGATCGATGACTTTTACCGAAATCTTTCGTTCAGTGGCTCCACAATCTATCAATATATTTACAATGGCCCCAACAAGGGTAAATCGATAATATCAGTAGAAGCCTATGAGGCAAACACGGGAAAATTGCGATGGCAGGTGCCCATTTCTGACTCGCGTTGCAACGGCTTCGGAGCTTTACCTGAAGGGCTTTACTTGAAGTGCGACAGTTCCGCTTGATAGAACCTATACAAATCTAGACAAGCTAGATTGATGTCTACTTCCTACTTCAACGGGGGCATCGGAGCGGCTATCCCTCTGTAGGCTTCCAGGCGCAAGCTGCACCCAGTATAGTGTTTAGGCTACTATAAGCGGCGCATCGAACGGGAGGTTCCCTCCCGTTTGTGTGCGACAAGACAGAGCTTGATGTTCTAGATTGCGTGCAGCATTCAGATCGCGGTCGATAGTGATATTGCATTGCTGACAGTTAAAAACACGTTCTTTGAGCAGCATGTCTTGGATATGCCCACAACAAGAACAAGTTTTAGAACTTGGAAAAAAGCGACCTACAGTAATCAATTCACTACCATATAGCTCACATTTATAAGTTAATTGGCGACGAAATTCATACATACCTAAATCTGCAATTGACTTAGCCAAACAATGATTGGATAACATTCCCGATACATTCAAATCTTCAATTACTACTTGGCTGTGGTTCTTAGCCAAGTGAGTAGTTAATTTGTTAAGTGTATCTTTACGAATGTTGGCAGTTTTTGCATGTTGTTTGGCTACTTTTAAATTCGCCTTTTGTCGATTGTTTGAGCCTTTAACCTTGCGGCTAGCTGCTTTTTGAAGCCTAGCTAATCTGGATTGAGATTGACGGTAAGGTTGAGGGTTGGGGAACGTTGCACCTGTGCTTAAAGTAGCTAGTGTTTTAATCCCTAAGTCTACACCACAAACACCAACTAGTTTAGCTGTAGTGTTTGGTTCGACTTCATAGCTAAAAGAGACAAACCAACGGTCAGCGGTTCGACTAATTATTGCTGTTTTAGGCGTCAATCCTTGCGGCAATCGTTCGTAAGTCTTTACTACTCCTATTTTTGGTAATTGAAGCCAACGATGTTCAACTTTAATAGTCCCTTCCAAGGTAAAGCTATCATGCTGACCTTTGCGCTTGAATCTGGGAAAGCCCACCCGCCGACCATTCGCAGTTTTCTTTCTAAAGAAATCAGAAAATGCACTCGCTAAGTATCTCAGCGCATATTGAGGGCTAGTTTTGGATACTTCGTAATACCAAGGGTTTTCAACCTTCACCCACTTGACTAGGAATTTATGCAGATCGATCGCTGATGGAAATCTTAGTTTCTCTGTTGGATTTTCTCGATTGTAGTCGAGAATTTTTTTACACAGATCTAAGCCCCAGTTCCAAGCATGACGAGCTACACCCGCATGTCTAGCCAGTTGAGTTCTTTGATAGTTATTCAGTTTTAGTTCGGTTTTAAAACTGATTCTCATAACTGTTTTGCTACCTCCTTTAACTCTTCTACTATTTTCTTATTCTTATGAGAACGACTACCGTATAAACGAGCAGAAAATACAGTGATGATTTCGAGTACGTCTGATGCTAAATCTTCCTCAAATGTACTATCATCAGAGCGATTGATAATTATCACCTCTGTTCCAAATTGTTCGCATAATGTGAAAATTAGATCTGACCCAAATCTAAGTAATCTATCTTTATGAGTTAGAACTAGTCGTTCAACTTGATAAGATGTAATTAACTTGATTAGCCTAATTAGTCCTTTCTTTTTATAGTTCATTCCACTGCCAAGATCTTGAATTACTTCAAACCCCCAGCCATGTTTAGCACAATAACTTTCTAAAACTATAACTTGCCTAGTTAGATCTTCTTTCTGGTCGTGACTAGAAACTCTGGCATAGCCTACTGTTAATTGAGTATCCGATTTATTGCTAATTAAATCTGCTATGTCATACCGACGATGACCGCCAGCAGTGCGAGTGGACTTGATTTTTCCATCAAGTTCCCATCTGTGTAGGGTTCTAACCGTTACACCGAGTAAGGTGGCTGCTTCCTGTGGCGTTAAACTAGACATAAAATCATTATAACAGATAATTTGTCTAGTTATGTATAGTTTGATCTAGGTATTTAGGTGCAGTTCAAAAACCCCTTCAAGCCCTCCTTACCTGAAATTTCTAGATGAGAAAACAGGGCAACAGCGATGGATAAAACGCTTCACAGCAGAGACACTGAGGTTAGAATTGGCAACCAATCGGCCTTCGTATATCTCGCTTAATGGGTATGACGTGGCTTCAGACGCGATCGCCGCTCATGTTACTACTAAAGTCGATGCAGAGAGACAATCTTTCCGCTTGGTGGTGTTTTCAAAAGCCGATGGGCGCGAGTTGTGGAGTGGCGATTCATCTGAGACATCGGTATACGGGGCAGACGGCGATCGCATTTTCCTTAATTCAAAAGTTCCGCGTCTGTTCAACTTAGGAATCCGATTCTAGAGCAAGTCTTTATTAACTTAAGTCAGATTGTTGTCGCGTCTCAAATTCCTTTGGCTCTTAGAGAGCGTCTGAGAAGTCAGAATCAATTGCTGAAATAATTTTCTCTCTTCGATCTATAAACGCTGAAACCATCATTCCCACGTTAGAAGCCATCATTTTCAGACACCCTCTAACTATTATTAGGCGGAAACTTTCCACCTATCTGCCCAAATTCGGGTAGATAGACTGAAAAATTCAGTATATTCCCTATACAAAAGCGGAAACTTTCTGTCTATCCTGCTATTTAAGGTGGATCTGCTGAATTTTTCAACTTATTGTAACATTATACAAGACCCGTCAAAAAAAATGCTAGAGCAAGTTACAGACGCAATCTGCCTCAAGCATTTGATGTTAGCTGCATTCCCGAATCACGTTAGAGAAGCGTTTGAACGACGAGCAAAGGAAACCGATTATCCAGTCGAAGCAGTGTTAGAAATGGCGATCGCGGGTTTTCTCGTTCGCGTAGCGTCCGCTTTGCGGAATCGAGAGGCTCTGAGTTTTGTAGATTGTCAACCACGCTATTAATTAAACGTCATCATGGTTCGTATTCCCACCAATCGTCCGCCGACTCATCCAGGCGAAATGCTACTTACCGAATTTTTAGAACCTTTGGGCTTAACCCAAAAACATTTGGCTGACAGTATCCATGTCCCATACCAACGGATTAACGAAATTATTAATGGCAAACGTGGTGTGACCCCTAGTACCGCCCTGCGACTAGCGAAGTTTTTTGGTGTGTATAATGACTTCTGGTTGAATTTGCAGTTGCGATGGGATCTGGATCGTGTCCAAAAACAAGAAGGGGAATCGATTGCCTCGCGGCGCGGCTACGCCAACGATCGAATTCAAGTTTTTAGCAAAGCTTCCTAATTTTGAATACTATCGACAAGTTTTAGTCGGACTATCGCTGAGTGCATTGCCGACAACCGTCGCACAAGTTGGTCGATCTCCAAATCTAGAATGCTATAGTCGATGACTGCTTGACGAGTTAGTGTATTGCCTCGTTGGCAAAGCCTCTCCCCTGGAGAATCGATTTCTAGTTCGCTCATTCGGGCTGTTCGCAATGCTTGTAAGTGCGATCGAATTCTTCGCAGCATTGCGTCCAAATCAGGCAAAGGTGGGGGGATAATTTCCTGCTCGACTGCATCAGCCAACTGCTCTAACACCAGCCCGACATTTGCACCAGTATTACCATACAGCGACGCAAAACCTGAAGCCAGTCCCCACAAAAATGTCAGCACTACAGCGAGGATGGGAATGCTAGCGACTAGAGTACCGACAAATACCAAGATAATTATACCTAAAGTGGCGATCGCCATCGCCTTAGCTTTAATCTGGTAAGATCCAGCAACGTTGGCTAAATTAACAAAATAAGCGATTAAACCAACAAATAATCCGCTTTCTCTTTGGTCGATCGATTGCCCAATTAACATCGGAATACCCAATGATAATGCAGCCCGCAAGCCATTTGCGATTGCTGGTTTTCCTGGCTCTGACTGGACGAGAAACTTCAGAAAATTATTTCGGTTTAATTGCCTTGTTTTGCGAATAAAATAACGCCAACGCTTGACCTGCAAAATAACTTTGAAAACAGGAATGATAAAGTAGCAAAATTAGCCACCCGTTTAGAAAAATCAACGGGAACGTCAAGCTAACTTTGAGCCATTGGGGTAATTTTTGGTAGGAGAGCATCGATATTACCTAAACATGACTCTCTGATTCTAAATGACAGGGATAATCGGGATGACCTGTTTCGATTTGTAGTGTTGAGTGGTCGATCCCAAAATA harbors:
- a CDS encoding HigA family addiction module antitoxin — its product is MVRIPTNRPPTHPGEMLLTEFLEPLGLTQKHLADSIHVPYQRINEIINGKRGVTPSTALRLAKFFGVYNDFWLNLQLRWDLDRVQKQEGESIASRRGYANDRIQVFSKAS
- a CDS encoding DUF1097 domain-containing protein, producing MQVKRWRYFIRKTRQLNRNNFLKFLVQSEPGKPAIANGLRAALSLGIPMLIGQSIDQRESGLFVGLIAYFVNLANVAGSYQIKAKAMAIATLGIIILVFVGTLVASIPILAVVLTFLWGLASGFASLYGNTGANVGLVLEQLADAVEQEIIPPPLPDLDAMLRRIRSHLQALRTARMSELEIDSPGERLCQRGNTLTRQAVIDYSILDLEIDQLVRRLSAMHSAIVRLKLVDSIQN
- a CDS encoding IS607 family transposase, yielding MSSLTPQEAATLLGVTVRTLHRWELDGKIKSTRTAGGHRRYDIADLISNKSDTQLTVGYARVSSHDQKEDLTRQVIVLESYCAKHGWGFEVIQDLGSGMNYKKKGLIRLIKLITSYQVERLVLTHKDRLLRFGSDLIFTLCEQFGTEVIIINRSDDSTFEEDLASDVLEIITVFSARLYGSRSHKNKKIVEELKEVAKQL